In Labilibaculum sp. DW002, the genomic window TTCGATCGAATAATAATTTTGCCCCTCTTTACTTTTACCTACGAATATTGATCAATTACTTGAACAGATATATTTTTACGATCTGATTTAAATCTTTGCTGAACAGGTTGAACATACTGATGCCATAAGCCGAGCATTCGAGAAATATTCTCATATTTACCTCCTTTGGTATTTATCGATACTCTTGGCACTTCGTAAATTCCCAAATCATCTGTTTCCAAAGCAGGATTAGTCGTAAATGCAATTTGATAATTATTTTCACTTAACAATTCCAAATCTCTCTCATCGTAATCTCCATTAGGATAGGCAAAAGATTTAATTTCGGTGTTCAACCAAGCTTCCAAGGTCTTTTTTGAATCGGAATACTCAAAAGCCAACTCTTCCTCAGTACACTTTATACTTATTGGATGATGGTAAGTATGCGAGCCAATATTTATCAAAGGGTGTTTGTGCAAAAGTTGTAAATCACTTAAATCTATTGCTGATCTTTTTAAATCATGCTTGGCAACAACCTTATTTACATATGCTACTCTTTGGCTGTTCCTCATCACTTTTAAATCTTCTAAGCTCGTTATTTCATCAAATTCCTTTATTATAAAAGGTGCATATTCCCAC contains:
- a CDS encoding polysaccharide deacetylase family protein, with translation MNSFKKKIGDLLGFIVILLFKNKGLKKFDKHVLSIYFHNPSPFLFKGIVRFLRRNNFRFISESEMLIMKRTRLEIDERMVFISFDDGWKGNLKLLPTIEKYQIPITIFVPVKPVVTGNFWWEYAPFIIKEFDEITSLEDLKVMRNSQRVAYVNKVVAKHDLKRSAIDLSDLQLLHKHPLINIGSHTYHHPISIKCTEEELAFEYSDSKKTLEAWLNTEIKSFAYPNGDYDERDLELLSENNYQIAFTTNPALETDDLGIYEVPRVSINTKGGKYENISRMLGLWHQYVQPVQQRFKSDRKNISVQVIDQYS